One Calditerricola satsumensis genomic window carries:
- the panD gene encoding aspartate 1-decarboxylase, producing MFRTMMKAKIHRATVTEANLNYVGSITIDADILDAVDILPNEKVQVVNNHNGARFETYVIPGPRGSGVICLNGAAARLVQPGDVIIIISYALMTDEEARRHRPRIAIMGEGNRIVELIGVEEHAVVK from the coding sequence ATGTTTCGCACGATGATGAAGGCGAAAATCCATCGCGCCACGGTGACGGAGGCCAACCTCAACTACGTCGGCAGCATCACCATCGACGCCGACATCCTCGACGCGGTGGACATCCTGCCCAACGAAAAGGTGCAGGTGGTGAACAACCACAACGGCGCGCGCTTCGAGACGTACGTGATTCCCGGACCGCGCGGCAGCGGGGTGATCTGCCTGAACGGTGCGGCGGCCCGCCTCGTCCAGCCCGGCGACGTCATCATCATCATCTCCTACGCCCTCATGACCGACGAGGAAGCCCGCCGCCACCGCCCGCGCATCGCCATCATGGGCGAGGGAAATCGCATCGTCGAGCTCATCGGCGTCGAGGAGCACGCCGTGGTCAAGTAG